Proteins encoded together in one Telopea speciosissima isolate NSW1024214 ecotype Mountain lineage chromosome 4, Tspe_v1, whole genome shotgun sequence window:
- the LOC122660273 gene encoding putative pectinesterase/pectinesterase inhibitor 28: protein MSDDGSKKKRVTLIAVSSLVLVAMVVGAAVGVNKYNSSPSETPTTATTTEISSNMKSIKAICEPTDFKKTCEDSLSSAAGNTTDPKELVKVAFQVTTEHIKQALNKSEVLHQLEKDNFTAQALENCKELMDYAIYDLNRSFEELGALDVSKLDELLANIKIWLSAAITYQETCLDGFQNATVKAAESMRKALKTSDELTRNGLAIVGEIGSVLTSLQIPVSRRLLSKEQEDFPQRTEDGFPAWVSASRRRLLATPKSHLKPNVIVAQDGSGKYKTINEALKEAIRPKTDKTNATFIIYVKAGVYKETVHFLQSMSYVMLIGDGPLKTKITGNRNYVDGIPTFKTATVVTIGDGFIAKDIGFENSAGAAKHQAVALRVSSDMSIFQNCQMDGYQDTLYAHTHRQFYTGCTISGTIDFIFGDAAVVFQSCKMVVRKPLDNQQNIVTAQGRKEENEPTGIVLQDCTITADPLLVPVMAKNPSFLGRPWKQYSRTIIMNTQIENVIQPEGWLPWMGNFALDTLYYAEFNNKGPGAALTKRVKWPGIKTPLTTQQALAYTPAKFLDGDRWIKHTGVPYKSGL, encoded by the exons ATGTCGGACGATGGATCTAAAAAGAAGAGAGTCACGTTAATTGCTGTGTCTTCTTTGGTTCTGGTGGCCATGGTGGTCGGTGCTGCCGTCGGCGTCAATAAATACAACTCTTCGCCGAGCGAAACCCCCACCACTGCAACAACCACTGAGATAAGCAGCAACATGAAATCAATCAAGGCCATATGTGAGCCCACTGACTTCAAGAAGACATGTGAGGACAGCCTATCTTCGGCAGCCGGTAACACTACCGACCCAAAAGAGCTTGTGAAGGTTGCATTCCAGGTGACTACTGAGCACATCAAACAAGCCCTCAACAAATCAGAAGTGCTCCATCAGCTtgaaaaggataattttactgCCCAAGCTTTGGAGAATTGCAAGGAACTGATGGACTACGCCATTTACGACCTCAACAGGTCTTTTGAGGAATTGGGAGCGTTAGACGTGAGCAAGTTGGACGAACTTCTCGCCAACATCAAGATCTGGCTCAGCGCTGCTATTACTTACCAGGAGACATGCCTCGATGGCTTCCAGAATGCCACTGTGAAAGCCGCAGAGTCGATGAGGAAAGCATTGAAAACCTCAGATGAACTCACCCGTAACGGTCTTGCCATCGTCGGCGAGATCGGCTCGGTGCTTACCTCCTTACAAATCCCAGTAAGTCGTCGTCTTCTCTCCAAGGAACAAGAAGATTTCCCCCAGCGAACCGAAGACGGTTTTCCAGCTTGGGTCTCCGCCTCTAGACGTAGACTTCTTGCAACCCCTAAGAGCCACCTAAAGCCCAATGTGATTGTGGCTCAGGATGGCAGTGGCAAGTACAAGACAATCAATGAGGCTCTCAAAGAAGCTATTAGACCCAAGACCGATAAAACCAACGCCACCTTCATCATCTATGTTAAGGCCGGAGTCTACAAGGAGACCGTCCATTTCCTTCAGTCGATGTCTTATGTCatgttgattggagatggaCCCCTTAAGACAAAGATCACAGGAAATAGGAACTACGTCGATGGCATTCCCACCTTCAAGACTGCTACCGTCG tCACAATAGGAGATGGTTTCATTGCCAAGGACATCGGATTTGAGAACTCAGCCGGAGCTGCAAAGCATCAAGCTGTGGCACTAAGGGTATCGTCTGATATGTCAATCTTCCAGAACTGCCAAATGGATGGCTACCAAGACACCCTTTACGCCCACACTCACCGTCAATTCTACACCGGATGCACCATTTCTGGAACCATCGATTTCATCTTCGGCGACGCAGCTGTTGTCTTCCAGAGCTGTAAGATGGTGGTAAGAAAACCATTGGATAACCAACAGAACATTGTGACAGctcaaggaaggaaggaggagaatgAACCCACCGGAATTGTCCTTCAAGATTGCACCATCACCGCTGACCCATTGTTGGTTCCCGTCATGGCGAAGAATCCATCTTTCCTTGGTCGCCCATGGAAACAGTACTCAAGAACCATTATCATGAATACCCAGATTGAGAACGTGATCCAACCAGAAGGGTGGCTCCCATGGATGGGCAATTTCGCACTCGACACTTTGTACTATGCTGAGTTCAACAACAAAGGCCCTGGAGCTGCTCTCACAAAGCGAGTCAAATGGCCTGGCATCAAGACTCCACTTACCACTCAACAAGCTCTGGCATACACTCCTGCTAAATTCCTTGATGGTGATCGTTGGATCAAACACACCGGAGTGCCCTACAAATCTGGCCTCTAG